The proteins below are encoded in one region of Ricinus communis isolate WT05 ecotype wild-type chromosome 6, ASM1957865v1, whole genome shotgun sequence:
- the LOC8287265 gene encoding uncharacterized protein At2g39920 isoform X1 codes for MSAYAHQMEREYSAQSLLSRGGSEMGSHYVVESGFYMTSFAAIIFVGALVTVGVLFITLLIALTVMLQSCESRSKGIIEIQIPNDDYNYCKTFTLHAELNNLGPDDFPPICRNLAFHSIKESHYERDLNSTMWLVEKYFDSVEPLNDGLNVVLMDIDDILPSNPDYAHPLMHQLDQYGCRGCFEEAKHLKQRLLLSLYIELQARGWSLILLSRKPERLRNATTEHLTLAGYRGWSSVIMRLDDEMGMDSHKYFLKRRMMIQREGFRITGIISSQMDALIGPSLPGQHIFKFPNPIYYCCGSSQRDHE; via the exons AAATGGGGAGCCATTATGTGGTAGAGTCAGGGTTCTACATGACATCCTTTGCTGCGATAATCTTCGTTGGTGCTCTTGTAACTGTTGGAGTTTTATTCATCACCTTGCTGATTGCTTTGACAGTAATGTTACAATCCTGTGAGAGTAGAAGCAAAGGTATTATTGAGATCCAAATACCAAATGATGATTACAATTACTGCAAGACTTTCACTCTGCACGCAGAGCTCAACAACTTGGGACCAGATGACTTCCCTCCCATTTGCAGAAATCTTGCTTTTCATAGCATTAAGGAAAGTCACTATGAGAGAGATCTTAATAGTACTATGTGGTTGGTGGAGAAGTACTTTGACAGTGTTGAGCCATTAAATGATGGTCTAAACGTGGTATTAATGGACATAGATGACATTCTTCCCTCAAATCCTGATTATGCACATCCACTAATGCACCA ATTAGATCAGTATGGTTGTAGGGGTTGTTTTGAAGAAGCAAAACACTTGAAACAAAGACTTCTGCTCAGTTTATATATAGAACTTCAAGCTAGGGGTTGGTCTTTGATTTTGTTATCAAGAAAGCCGGAGAGATTGCGGAATGCCACTACAGAGCACCTTACTTTGGCAGGATACAGAGGTTGGTCTTCAGTCATTATGAG ATTGGATGATGAAATGGGAATGGACAGTCATAAATACTTTCTGAAACGAAGGATGATGATACAGAGAGAGGGCTTCCGCATCACTGGCATAATTAGCAGTCAGATGGATGCTTTAATAGGTCCATCATTGCCAGGACAACACATTTTTAAGTTTCCAAACccaatttattattgttgtggTTCATCCCAAAGAGATCATGAGTGA
- the LOC8287265 gene encoding uncharacterized protein At2g39920 isoform X2, producing MGSHYVVESGFYMTSFAAIIFVGALVTVGVLFITLLIALTVMLQSCESRSKGIIEIQIPNDDYNYCKTFTLHAELNNLGPDDFPPICRNLAFHSIKESHYERDLNSTMWLVEKYFDSVEPLNDGLNVVLMDIDDILPSNPDYAHPLMHQLDQYGCRGCFEEAKHLKQRLLLSLYIELQARGWSLILLSRKPERLRNATTEHLTLAGYRGWSSVIMRLDDEMGMDSHKYFLKRRMMIQREGFRITGIISSQMDALIGPSLPGQHIFKFPNPIYYCCGSSQRDHE from the exons ATGGGGAGCCATTATGTGGTAGAGTCAGGGTTCTACATGACATCCTTTGCTGCGATAATCTTCGTTGGTGCTCTTGTAACTGTTGGAGTTTTATTCATCACCTTGCTGATTGCTTTGACAGTAATGTTACAATCCTGTGAGAGTAGAAGCAAAGGTATTATTGAGATCCAAATACCAAATGATGATTACAATTACTGCAAGACTTTCACTCTGCACGCAGAGCTCAACAACTTGGGACCAGATGACTTCCCTCCCATTTGCAGAAATCTTGCTTTTCATAGCATTAAGGAAAGTCACTATGAGAGAGATCTTAATAGTACTATGTGGTTGGTGGAGAAGTACTTTGACAGTGTTGAGCCATTAAATGATGGTCTAAACGTGGTATTAATGGACATAGATGACATTCTTCCCTCAAATCCTGATTATGCACATCCACTAATGCACCA ATTAGATCAGTATGGTTGTAGGGGTTGTTTTGAAGAAGCAAAACACTTGAAACAAAGACTTCTGCTCAGTTTATATATAGAACTTCAAGCTAGGGGTTGGTCTTTGATTTTGTTATCAAGAAAGCCGGAGAGATTGCGGAATGCCACTACAGAGCACCTTACTTTGGCAGGATACAGAGGTTGGTCTTCAGTCATTATGAG ATTGGATGATGAAATGGGAATGGACAGTCATAAATACTTTCTGAAACGAAGGATGATGATACAGAGAGAGGGCTTCCGCATCACTGGCATAATTAGCAGTCAGATGGATGCTTTAATAGGTCCATCATTGCCAGGACAACACATTTTTAAGTTTCCAAACccaatttattattgttgtggTTCATCCCAAAGAGATCATGAGTGA